A region from the Arachis ipaensis cultivar K30076 chromosome B01, Araip1.1, whole genome shotgun sequence genome encodes:
- the LOC107647967 gene encoding uncharacterized protein LOC107647967: protein MRSVMPGLVRESQSAFVKGRRIYHGALIACETVQWLKLKKKASAIIKLDFQKVYDRVKWCFIDTVLEKMGFGRTWRSWVRECVRTASISILINGSPSKPFKMERGLRQGDLLLPFLFVLVVDVLNRMIGEAVRNGQISPFLVGQDNIELSHLQFADDTILSVRRMRRHELQTGVGYPNVSAVGLPEGGPAGEVSWHQSRSEPEAGKDLEAGHRQGGRETQLVKSKSP, encoded by the exons ATGAGGAGTGTCATGCCAGGTTTAGTTAGAGAATCGCAGAGTGCCTTTGTGAAGGGGAGGAGGATATATCATGGAGCTTTAATCGCATGTGAAACAGTGCAATGGTTGAAACTAAAAAAGAAGGCATCGGCAATTATTAAACTGGACTTTCAGAAAGTCTATGATAGAGTTAAATGGTGCTTTATTGATACCGTGCTAGAGAAAATGGGTTTCGGTAGAACATGGAGGTCATGGGTTAGGGAGTGTGTCAGAACGGCTTCTATTTCTATTCTGATTAATGGGTCTCCATCGAAACCCTTCAAAATGGAAAGGGGGCTTCGTCAAGGTGATCTGCTATTACCGTTCTTGTTTGTCTTGGTGGTAGATGTGCTTAACAGGATGATCGGGGAGGCGGTAAGAAACGGTCAAATCTCTCCATTCCTAGTTGGTCAGGATAATATAGAGCTATCACATTTACAATTTGCTGATGACACTATATTATCTGTCCGCCGGATGAGGAGACA TGAATTGCAGACAGGAGTGGGTTACCCGAATGTGTCAGCTGTTGGGTTGCCAGAAGGCGGCCCTGCCGGTGAGGTATCTTGGCATCAGTCTAGGAGCGAACCCGAGGCTGGTAAAGACTTGGAAGCCGGTCATAGACAAGGTGGAAGAGAAACTCAGCTTGTGAAAAGCAAAAGCCCTTAG